The stretch of DNA AGTGAATTCTTCACTAATTTCTCCTCTGTTGGTTTATTAACATTTCCTCTTGGCAACAGGAAAACTCCTGTTCCCTCTGAATTTCCAAAGGCCCCTGTGACCAGCCAGCCAAGAGCTTTTGGCTCTTAGGTTTCCTGCTAGAATTGTCACTCTCCTAGGGcagaaaatcataaaatcattaacACTCCCTCCCCCCAAACAAACCCAGTCCCCTCCTGGCTGACTTGTCTGCGCATCCGTCCCTGGTTTGCAGTCGGATGGAGGGAAGTCAGCACACTGACCTTCTCTGGAGAACACGGTGAAGCTCACTATCAGCAGCAGAATCACCACCTTGATTCCCAGCGGCACAAAGATCAGGATCATGAAGGAGGAGCTGTCGGGGGCTCTGAATTTGTAGAAGTAGACGGCCCCCTCTGCGCGGCCGTGGCTGTTGACAGCAGTGCAGGTGTATTTCCCATCGTGGGTCAGGGACCGCAGCTCCTTGGTGACGcggtggctggagctgctgctggagctcaggtTGCTGTAGAGGGGCCCGCTCCAGGTCAGGGCAGGAGCTGGTTCCCCCTCGGCCGTGCAGCGGGCCTGGAAGGTGTGGTCCCTGCTGGAGCTGACCGTGATGTTAATGATCctgggggcagctgtggggaTCACAACAGGAGGGAAAGTGGGTCAGGCTGCAAAGGAAGCTCTGGTGTGAAACACCTGGAATGAAGTTTTGGTCTTGGTGGACTCTCGGCATTGTTATATCGAGGTAAAGTTGGATATTGGTGGGTGAGAGCTGgacctgccccagccctgagccccctgccctgggctgatcccccagcgtgggcagcaggggaggggggattctgcccctgtgcccctgtgctcaggtgagaccccacctgcagagctgccccagccctgggcaacAACAGCAcaaggacgtggagctgctggagccagcccagaggaggccacgcagctgctgccagggctggagcccctctgctctggagccagcctgggagagctggggctgctcccctgcacaagagaaggctccagggagagctgagagcccctggcagggcctaaaggggcttCAAGCAAAATGGGGATAATTTTTTTAGCAGGActtgtgacaggacaagggttGATGTTTCAAAACTAAAAGAGTAGGGATTTAGATTTGATAtaaggaggaattttttttgaaaggaaggtttcccagagcagctgtggctgtccctgggtccctggcagtgtccaaggcaaAGCTGGACAGCGCTTGGAACAACCTCATCTAGTGAAAGGTGTTGGGAGGGTTggacaagatgagctttaaagaTTTTCTTCAACAGAAGCTAATGACTCTGTGGATGTTGGGATCAGcccttttcttccttgtttttctcagcactttcttctcctggatttcccatcccagcctATGTTGGAAAAGGATTCACCCAGCAAAGCCTGGATGTAAGGAAGTGTACGCTGTTTTATCCCAGTAATGGCTCACACTTTTTTCTGAACTTTGGTCAACTTCAGCTGTTGTGCCCGTCCTCAGTGGCAGAAGGCAGAGAAGTGCCACCCACCATTGTAGGCACAGGTGCAGCTGGTGACCTTTTTGGACTTGGCTGCACCACCACAAGGTCCAGGACATGCCACCCACAGTGTTCTGCACAAGCATTTTATGGCTGTTCCCTTGATCTCTGACCTCCAGAGAGCACGTGGATGGACTTGTTTGTGTGAGCCCTTTGCGCAATGCCTGAGACTTGCCAGATTTGGACGGTCAGTCATAGGTAAAATATCTGTTTCTTGCCACAACctatttttgattatttttttcccagccccagggtTACCAGGTCACTGTCACGTTGGACATAGGataaatttcttcacagaaagggtgattagaCATTGGAAGGGGCTACCCAGGGAGATGGTGGAGCTCTCATCCCTGGTGCTACCTGGTTTTGAACCTGGTTCAAAAAGGTgttagggaaaaagaaaaaaagaagggcaCTAAAATGAGTGTCTTcacagaggaagagcaggaattcATTTTTTCAGACTGGACAAAAAAATAGACTTTGCAACTTCCTACAactctttccctttgtccatGTAATGCAAGAAGAATGTGAGGCTGTTCATCATGGGTCTGTGTGTTTTGGTGTCTAAATTAACCTTTCAAGCATTGATTAACCCCTCCCAATCACAGTCTCAGGGCCCATTCCCAAGCAGGGAatgtatctgtgtgtgttgtcATTCTTCTGGTGTTAAAATCCAGGCAGCCCCTGAGAGACAGGTCTGGCTGccatcctgccctgctgtgtgTGGGTGTTCAGGAGCTGGTGCAACTGTGCAGAACTTCTCAAGAAACAGCCAAGCTCATCCTCAGGTCCCATCTGGACACCCACAGCTGGCATAAGGAGCTTCCCTCTCAAAAGCAAAATCATCCAACCTCATGGCCTGGGTAAGATCTGAGTCTGCTTCTGAGGCCTCCTGTATCTCCTGGCTCCTCCTGATCTCTGAGCTTGCCCTGGGAAGTGGGATTAGCATTTGACATTTGCTGCTCAGAGCCGGTTTTCCAGGAAAAACTTTGTGCTTCATGCTCCAGAGGATTTTGGATTTATGGCGCCTGGGTACCAGGTATCTTGTCTTTCTAATCCCATTACCACCCAGGCCCTGTTGTGCTAATGCCTGTGAACTTGTGCTCTGTACCTGGGCTGTCCAGTTCAGGTTCTGATGGAAAAGATGTCTTTAACCCCAGCTTGGCTGAGCCCAGCTtgcctctgctgcctgccctgaTCCTGAGCTGCAGGGACAAAATGGGATGCACAGCTTTTGGTGGGCTCTCACCCCAGCTGCCAGAGCCTTGCCATTTCCTTACCAGTTTTGttcctgttcccttccctgcaTGGTGCTCACTGTCTCATGCTGGGAGACTGAGGAGGACAACGAATTTTCCCTGTTATCatggagaaagaaaacccaacccCTTGGAAAACCATCTCAGGCAAACTTCTGCCACCATTTGTCATTTCTCACACCCCCTAGGCTCTTCCCTAGAGGGTGGCTTTGCCTCCTTTGCCTCTCACACCCTCTTACCAATCACATGGAGCTTTATCCCATTCCTGCTCTCGTACTTGTCCTGGATATCTCCGGCCAGCTCCACCCGGCAGAAGTACCTCTCGCTGTCGCTCCAGGTCAGGTTGTCAACCCTGATGGACAGGTCCTTGTGCCGGGGGTTGCCCAGCAGTTTGTACTTGTTCTTGTGGCTGATGGCAGTCTTGCAGAGCTCGCTGCTGCCCTGGCTCACACACTTGAAGATGACTGTGCCATTGTAAGGCTCCTTGATCCTCCAGATGGCCGTGAGGGCCCGGTCGAATGTTTTGTAGGGGTGTGTGAAGGTGCAGGGCAGGATAACCATCTTCCCAAGCTCTCCAGTAACATCAGATGGGACGTGGACAGACCAGCCATTGCACTGCACACCTACAAGCAAGAAGGGATCACGGAATTGCAGAATGGTTGtctggaaggggccttaaaattattttcattccaCCCCCCTTTCCACTATCCCGGgttcctccaagccccatccaacctggctttggacacttccagggatccaggggcagccactaCTTCTTTGGGCCACCTGTggcagggcctcaccacccccacagccaagaatttcttcctaatgtctaatctaaatctcccctctttcagtttaataCATAGACATGTCTATCTACCCACTGTTCTGCTGCTATCAACAGCTGTAGCAGCAGATTGGGCTTCAAAGACATCTGTGCCTACATTCCTGTCTTATGAAACTCACTTTGTTGGATCAGGAGCTCTCAGGAGCTGAGAATACCTGTAAAATGTAAAAGCATCCTGCAAGTAGTTCCACCCATCCCTGGTCTTGCTGGCTGCACCATATGGGCATTCAGCTGTCAGATTACTCCGGTAGACTCAAAGATaagatttgttttttgttcctGTATCTGTGGCCCATAACACTTGACAAACATCTCTGTGGCAGTGCAGCTTGTATTAACCTATTGTGTGTTACACAATGGACAAAAGCCATCCCAGGGCCAGTTCTCTGTTCAGATATTTACACGGAGTCAGCTCCAAGCCAGTATTTTGATTACTGAGATCTGGAGTCGTGCTGCCCTGTCATACACAATAACAGTATGGGCACCTTTTCCAGCCCAGGTTATCTAATAAACaatgctgcagcactgctggggcttCACGAAGCTCATGGGCTTTGAGCACGAGGATCTGGCACTGGAAACAGTAATTGCTATTTCTTTCTAGATTATTTGCTCTTGTTTTAGTTATTTTGCAGCATGTCACTGTAACCTTTACTTTAGGGGAACTGTAGATTTTGTGCTTTTGAATATGCCTTGCTTCTCTCTGCCACCCCTTTgattagcttttcttttttttttttttgttctcagtCTTAAGCAAAgaacacttttctttttctcccctaaGAACGTAAGCACCCCCTTGCCTTCcagatgaaaaataatgttaaaaataagtGCTTTTAATGTTAGCATCTCCGCCCATTTCCATGGAAACACAGTTTGCCTAGTTTTGAGTGGAGGGAGCTGTCAACTTTCTGTGTATAATTTACCCTTAACTCTAAAACCTCAGCATGGTAGGTCTTTCATACTCCTTTTTGTTAATATCCAGCCTCCATTTGCTCCTGGAACTGATGCTCTTACAAGAAAGAGAGAAGCAAACAGCCTGCACACCTTACAGAAGGTAACTCCCAAAAGGAGTGGTCAGGTCATTTTACTGCTGGTTGTCAGTGGGAAAGGTCATGAAGACAACAGCAAGAGCTGGGGACCAGCTCAGCCACTACCCTTGGTCTGGCAaatgctttttggcagtgaagCTAAGCAAATCCTATGGATTTGGATATGGATTAATGGAATTTAAGCACATATTTGAAGTTAAATGTGAGCTTAAGTGCTCACAGTGGAACTGGAAAATATTGTGCCTGTTGCATAATAACGCCTAAGGAATATGAAGCAGAGCAGTGGTGAAAATGTTGATCCACCTGAGAAAGCTGGGGAAAAGTTAGATGAACTTCCTGCTCAagtcaggaaaacagaaaaatgaaaaaaaaaaacagcccaaaaacctACAACCTCTCTAACAATTGCTAAGCCTGAGTTTTCCCAATGTTGCCACGTGCACTTGCAATTTCAGGATACTTTTAAGCAACGTGATGGAGATTCAAGCAATTCTTGGAGAGTTTGTTGCAGCAGGCAGTTCCCTGGCACTTGGACTGGAGTGAGAGGACAAGCAGTGATCAGGCAGAGGCTGACAGCAAGAACTCACCCTTCCTGGAGATGCGAAGGAGGCAGAGGAGAACCAAGCCAAGCTCTCTCATGCTGCTTGATGTTCTCCCCTGGGAGGCATCAGCAAACCAGAACCATCTCGTTACGTCTGAGCTGCTGGTCTTGCAGTCACAAAAGGTTTTTCCAGGGGTAGAAGAAGTTGTGGTTTTCTTCTCCTTGGAGGGAATGAGTTGTTTAGCTGAACCAGCTCTGGGTTCAGGTATTAATAGTTCTGTGGTCAGTCATATGAAAATTACACCAGAAGGAACCACAGTATTAACCATTTTCCAGCTAAAGGGAGGGAATTGCAGACTGGAGCTGCAAACATCCACTCTGTGTGTGATGGGGCAAGAGGGGATGGCTTTTGCTACCCACTCACCAGCCTAGAGGAAATCCTTGCAGTCTGCCTGAGTCTGTCTGTGACAAGCAAGACTCTTACTGTCCTAGCTTAAGGCAGCTCCTTCTCCTGAACCTGGAGCCTTCAAACCAGCTGTGTTTTACCCCTTGCACTTACTGGATGTTGTCATCCCTACGTATaggcaaaaaacccaaacgACTCTTCATTTGAAGGCACTTGTGCCAAGGTTCACTGGTGGATGAGTGGTCTGGTGTCCCCTGGCaccctgctctgcccacactTACATGACCCCGATGAGTGGTGAGTTGCTCCATCCCTTGAAATCAGATCAATTCCAGCTTTTTTCCAAGGATCCTTGTGCAAACGCTTACTGCTTTCCTTCTGGGTTTAGCTGTAGCAGATTTACTGTGCAGCTTGCCCATCTGCAGAGCTCGGGGTCTGTGGGGAGCTGATCATGTTTTCCCCTTTGTCATCTCCCTTAAACCTGCTCTggtgcaaggtgtccctgcccatggtgggactggatgatgTTTCAGGCGCATCCCATCCCGCAGCATTCCGTGATTCCCGCTGGAGGGCTCCCAGAGCCAGGATAAGATGCTGTGGAGTCGCTGCTGCCACTTTCCCTGTGCCCAGAGCCAGTGTCCACCCCCAGGAGGAATGTCAGGGCTCCCCTTGGTGCTTCACCCCTGCTCCCTTCTGACCTTGAGGAAAATCTCCTAGAAGGGGAGTGTGAAGTGTTTTCACTGCTTTCTGATCTCTGTCTTCCTTCTGTTTGCAGTGTTTGTGAAGAGAGAGATTTCTGGTTTCCCCAGGCTTTTTGGAGGAGGCTCTGAGTGTATCCAGCTCTTATTTATGGTTGTTTGGACCTGTTGCTACTCAGCCAAGGGTGTTAGCTTTTCAAATACCAATTTAGATgcctgccctgtcccctctgcatGTCATCCTTGAGCAGGAACATCAGGACCAGTCGTCTGATTACTTTGCAAACTGTTCTTAGTAGCTGTAAAACATAATTCATGCCACCAGCAGCTGAGAAACCCGAGGGTAAGGGTGGTGTAAGTAGCAAGAGACCTGTAATCCCTGCCACATCTGTGATATGTGCCTTTTCCGTGTGCCTCCCCCTTCTTCCCCGATGTGCAGTTTGATTTTGTCTGTTTGTGATATAAAGTTTTTGGTAGTGTGACTCTTTTCAAGCACTTCACCACTCATGACACAGTGGGACTCAATGGACTGAAGTAAAAGATTAAAGTGAAATCCATGTTAAAAACATCTTGTTACAGTGAAGCATAAATGATTCATGTAAAGAATAGCTGCAGTTAACACCAGTATGATCCTCTTCCTCTTTAATGTTTTACTGCAGGATCTTCTAGAGAAGTATCTGGTAAATCAGAGCAGAACTATAAATCTTTCGAGTTTTATTTGTGAACTGATTTTCTTCTTGGACCATGGCTATTGGAATGAAGCATT from Poecile atricapillus isolate bPoeAtr1 chromosome Z, bPoeAtr1.hap1, whole genome shotgun sequence encodes:
- the SIGLEC15 gene encoding sialic acid-binding Ig-like lectin 15, which translates into the protein MRELGLVLLCLLRISRKGVQCNGWSVHVPSDVTGELGKMVILPCTFTHPYKTFDRALTAIWRIKEPYNGTVIFKCVSQGSSELCKTAISHKNKYKLLGNPRHKDLSIRVDNLTWSDSERYFCRVELAGDIQDKYESRNGIKLHVIAAPRIINITVSSSRDHTFQARCTAEGEPAPALTWSGPLYSNLSSSSSSSHRVTKELRSLTHDGKYTCTAVNSHGRAEGAVYFYKFRAPDSSSFMILIFVPLGIKVVILLLIVSFTVFSREGSPSVPPSLARPQLPECTYENFDRRHGGSQTLPTGGAAPRRS